The genomic stretch GAAGAAGCGATTGAGCTGACCAATGAATCTGACTTCGGAAACGGCGCTTGCCTATTTACGAAGGACGGAAGCAACGTACGCTACTTTAGAGAAAACATTGAAGTCGGCATGCTAGGGGTAAACATTGGCGTCCCGGCACCAATGGCGTTCTTCCCATTCTCAGGTTGGAAAAATTCTTTCTACGGTGATCTTCATGCGAATGGCTCTGATGGGGTCGAATTCTATACGAGAAGAAAGATGTTAACGGCTAGATGGTAATCAAAAAGACTATAGATTACACAAAAGGTGTAGAGAGGAGGACCTCTCTACACCTTTTGGCATCTAAACGGGTTATCAAAGGCGGTGGAAATCGTTTTTTAATAAAGAAGGAAATAAATGGGTGATAGTGAAACCTTAGACATGTTTGGGTCGTAATACTAATTATGCTAACGAAAGTGAAAATGCCTCATCATCCTGTAGAGCGATCTATCGGAAGCGGTGCACCATTTACATACTAATCCAGCATGTCTTTGCGCATGAGTAGCTTGTTTATCAGAAAGGTTGTCATTTAAGAGGTCATTAATAGGTGATAAGGAGGTGATGATAGTTGGATAATAAAAGGTTATCAAAATTGGATCGATGGCGAGCAAAATATGGCGTATTAGCGATTGCTCTGAGCTGTTTGTTAACGGCCATTAACTCCTGGGGGCAGAATTGGATTCTTACGAGTGTTTTGAGCTTAGGTGCACTTGTTTGCGGAATAATCGGGTTCTTTGACATGAAGAGAACCAATGAGAATGAGCATACAAGTTAGGAATATTAAATGAGATTCCTCATTAACCAATCGTGAAGCGTTTACGTAATAAAAGTATCTCGAATGAAACTAAGAAGATAAAAGAGGGGAATGGAGACAATGTTTTTATCGTATTTATTAGTGTTTGTTCTGGCTGCGATTCCATTATTTGAACTTGTTGCTGTCATCCCATTAGCGATCATCGGGGGGCTGTCGCCAGTACTAACAGGTGTACTTGCTTTTTTAGGAAATGCGCTAACCGTCATTCTATTAATCGTATTTGTAGATAAATTTAAAATTTGGAGGAGAAAACGAAAGCAAAAGCGTACGAAAGATGTGATCCAGGAGGAGGGCGAGACGACAGAAGCACATGTCGAAGAAGTGCAAGAATCGAAAAAAGAGAAGCGAGCAAGAGTTCTTTTTGATAAGTATGGTTTACCTGGATTAACGATCATCGGTCCCTTTTTCGTCGGGTCGCATATTTCTGCGTTTATGGGGATGAGTTTCGGATCGAAAAGAAAAATGGTTACGAGCTGGATGATGACCAGCTTAGTTCTTTGGACAGTGATTATGGCGGTAGCCTCAAGCTATGGAGTTACGTTTTTTGTACCTGATGTTGAAGATGACGGTGTTTTAGTTCGTTTGTTTAATAATTAGCATTCTACTAAACTTTAACTGGGAAATTGTAGCTATGGTTCAGCTATCGAGATAGGTTCGTTACCAAGGGCTACATCTTTTACATAAGTAAAAGGCACTTATTTATAATTGACATAAAGGCCTTAAGGAAAAGGTTCGGCGAGCGCTAAGATCTTTTCTTTGGGCTTTTTTATTATTTAAAGAAGGCTTTATAACAGAAATAGAATAAAGACAGGGAACTTTATAGGTAGGCTATTCGTATCGTTTTAAGAGAGATTAGTTGGAGGATGATACCATGTTGTGGGATAAACCCAAATGCAGCTATTGTGAAAAAGAAATCAAAGAGGAAGAGGACGTTTATGTTAAGATGCGTTATCCTAAGCGAAAAGGTTTTACAGAGATCAAGGCGTATTTAAGGAATTGGGGTAAATTTATATGTGAGGACTGCTTTAGTAGAAATAAGAATTGAGCCTATAGCTACAAATAGTTAATTTGGTCAATAGAGTGACCGGCCGGTTAGTCTGGGAAGTAAAGTGATCCTATTTTAAAAAAGCAAGAGTCCCCGTATAAAGGGACCTAGCACTAATATAATGGTTGTGGATTACAAGGAGGAAATCCGTTAATATCCTGAATCATATAAAAATCATATTGTTTTAAGGCGAACTGTGCTTGATACAAATATTCCATGACAAGGAGCTTTCCTTCAGATGTTCCGCACAAAACACCCGATGTTCCTTGTCCATTTACGAATGAAATCCCAATTGGATAGCCAATTAGATTTCGAATTTTTTGTTGCCATGGCATATTCATCACTCCTTCATCCACATCGTATTGCATGCGCAAAAATAGGTGCCTGTTTCCTTGGTAGTGATGAGATAACGATTTGCTCATATTTATTAATAAATGGGGTAGCGTTTAACAAATAAAAAGGAAACTCATTTTTTAACGCGGTTCCCTTTTCGCCTGGTTAAGTCTTTTATCTTCGTGATTGAGTCTGTTCCTTTCGTGAGATATCGCAAACAATGTGAAATTCATTCGACCAGGCACACCTCTACCCCATTTTGCAATAGATTAAAGCGAAGGGGGCAGATCGGTGTGAGCGATCACTATTTAGGAATTATCCTTCCCAAATCGACATATGAAGCTTTGCCTGGACTTCAGGGAGGCACGCGCAGCATGTTTATGATTTGGGAGAAAGAAGCGAGAAAACATGGTCTTATTCCTTGTTATTTTCGGT from Bacillus sp. Cs-700 encodes the following:
- a CDS encoding small multi-drug export protein; the protein is MFLSYLLVFVLAAIPLFELVAVIPLAIIGGLSPVLTGVLAFLGNALTVILLIVFVDKFKIWRRKRKQKRTKDVIQEEGETTEAHVEEVQESKKEKRARVLFDKYGLPGLTIIGPFFVGSHISAFMGMSFGSKRKMVTSWMMTSLVLWTVIMAVASSYGVTFFVPDVEDDGVLVRLFNN
- a CDS encoding Fe3+ hydroxamate ABC transporter substrate-binding protein yields the protein MLWDKPKCSYCEKEIKEEEDVYVKMRYPKRKGFTEIKAYLRNWGKFICEDCFSRNKN